A single Hippocampus zosterae strain Florida chromosome 1, ASM2543408v3, whole genome shotgun sequence DNA region contains:
- the atp1b4 gene encoding protein ATP1B4 — protein MEPSSTEGGADEIPLPKSPPPKVILKHGQELEEEQEELAEHQPLEQEDLNFERWKRRPLPRRTLHQKISDLKTYLWNAETKEFMGRSGKSWSLILLFYAALYTFLAAMFGGCIFCLMWSISPYHPTYNDRVMPPGMTMAPHLEGHDISFNASDRKSWKRYARSMDEHLRPYNDGAQERKNIRCTQDRYFMQEDLEEDAERKACQFKRSWLGECSGLQDPHYGYSQGRPCILLRMNRILGYLPGQGKPVNVTCGVKRGPSDALGEIQFFPKSIFDLKYYPYYGKLRHVNYSSPVVAVRFSGVQYDTHIQVQCKLNGKGIINDSPTDRYLGSVTFFLEVGA, from the exons ATGGAGCCCAGTTCCACAGAAGGAGGAGCTGATGAGATCCCGCTCCCGAAAAGTCCA CCGCCCAAGGTGATCCTCAAGCATGgccaggagctggaggaggagcaggaggagctgGCTGAGCACCAGCCTCTGGAGCAGGAGGACCTCAACTTCGAGAGGTGGAAGCGCCGGCCCTTGCCCAGACGGACGCTGCACCAGAAGATCAGCGACTTGAAGACCTACCTGTGGAATGCAGAGACCAAGGAGTTCATGGGCCGCTCGGGGAAGAGCTGGA gcctcatcctcctcttctacGCTGCACTTTACACCTTCTTGGCGGCCATGTTCGGCGGCTGTATATTTTGCCTCATGTGGTCCATTAGTCCCTACCATCCCACCTATAACGACAGAGTAATGCCACCAG GTATGACCATGGCGCCACACCTGGAAGGTCACGACATCTCTTTCAACGCCTCTGACCGCAAATCGTGGAAGCGCTACGCCCGCTCCATGGATGAACACTTACGAC CCTACAATGATGGCGCACAGGAGAGGAAGAACATCCGCTGCACACAGGACAGGTACTTCATGCAGGAGGACTTGGAGGAGGATGCCGAGAGGAAAGCGTGCCAGTTCAAGAGGTCCTGGCTGGGGGAGTGCTCGGGCCTGCAGGACCCCCACTACGGCTACTCGCAGGGGAGGCCGTGTATCCTCCTGCGAATGAACAGG ATTCTTGGATACCTGCCTGGCCAAGGGAAACCGGTCAATGTTACTTGTGGAGTCAAG AGAGGACCATCAGATGCCTTGGGAGAAATCCAATTTTTCCCCAAAAGTATTTTTGACCTGAAGTACTATCCTTACTACGGGAAACTCCGACAC GTGAACTACTCGTCTCCGGTGGTGGCCGTGCGCTTCTCGGGAGTGCAGTACGATACTCATATCCAAGTGCAGTGCAAGCTGAACGGAAAGGGTATCATCAACGACTCGCCCACCGACCGCTACCTTGGGAGCGTCACTTTCTTCTTGGAAGTCGGAGCGTAG
- the ints10 gene encoding integrator complex subunit 10 isoform X2, protein MSVQKDCEFLVKRARELVPDDPCAAKAWLITARTLYPADFNIQYEMYIIERNAERTTCAGRLLYDMFLNFPDQPIVWREISVITAALRNDAQDKHSQFLRGLFETLPGRIQCEMLLKATEQCFNTLEKAEMLLLLLKRFPESVVQHGVSLGETLLEAETSEKVESPINCFRKLFVCDVFPLVINNMDMRLPASLMQKYILKAAEFYIGYVTRGPSPDGQINASQEGGPLKSPSVSRGSQRYVIDGLSEKSSVVSEPWERLLDLVAVVGTRCEWQGDKGQRSYIDLLQRVKELCRYLPGLEGDTRARCCSQVVICAALVLFRNAFLYVSKVQPALFQGVNTLNLSPWILVEDFSSVYNDVEAERGTVKHTHKKRKMADGREKIISSDDEEGLGKVRGRHILVSKTEMPNWSETLEGFYTARESWDLLHSHDTLETEFKKICASWKTESWLWFRIFLTDMIIYQGQYRKALSSLHQMAAVQQPPSGQQSPSGQISLEHHRALIQQASCHYALGEYRMACEKLLDVVSGLLPPNHEPPKASEDQMRVKTKVKKSHDLRLLPCTSNAVLPFCLQLMLACFKPRAFTDTRDDLSLGHVVVLLQYDWPQGEVLFLKAVDKICLQGGFQYENFFNYVTNIDMLEEFAYLRTPDGGRIQLELLPNQGMLIKHHTVTRGITKGVKEDFRLAMERQVSRCGENLLSVLHRFCINEKIIIVQSLP, encoded by the exons ATGTCAGTGCAAAAAGACTGCGAGTTTTTGGTCAAAAGAGCTCGGGAGCTTGTTCCCGATGACCCCTGTGCGGCTAAAGCCTGGCTCATAACTGCCAGAACGCTTTACCCTGCCGACTTTAACATACAG TATGAAATGTACATCATTGAACGCAACGCAGAAAGGACAACTTGCGCAGGGAGATTGCTGTATGACAT GTTTTTAAATTTCCCAGATCAGCCCATTGTGTGGCGTGAGATAAGTGTCATCACAGCAGCTCTGCGCAATGACGCTCAGGACAAACATTCTCAGTTCCTTCGAG GGCTTTTTGAAACACTGCCTGGTCGTATACAGTGTGAGATGTTGCTGAAAGCAACAGAGCAGTGCTTCAACACTTTGGAGAAGGCAGAGATGCTGTTGCTCCTCCTGAAACGCTTTCCAGAGTCCGTGGTCCAACACGGG GTGAGTCTAGGTGAGACACTGTTGGAAGCAGAGACATCTGAGAAAGTGGAATCACCCATCAACTGCTTCAGAAAACTTTTTG TGTGCGACGTCTTTCCTTTGGTTATAAACAACATGGACATGCGCCTGCCAGCCAGCTTGATGCAGAAATATATCCTGAAAGCTGCTGAATTCTACATCGGTTATGTCACCCGAGGACCTTCACCGGATGGACAGATAAACG CGTCTCAAGAAGGTGGTCCCCTAAAGTCTCCCAGTGTCTCCCGTGGCTCCCAGCGATACGTTATAGACGGCTTGTCGGAAAAGTCCTCAGTGGTCTCCGAACCTTGGGAGAGGCTGTTGGACCTGGTTGCTGTCGTCGGCACTCGATGTGAGTGGCAGGGAGACAAAGGGCAAAG AAGCTATATTGACTTACTTCAGAGAGTGAAGGAGCTGTGTCGCTACTTACCGGGCCTGGAGGGAGACACCAGAGCCCGCTGCTGCAGTCAGGTCGTTATCTGCGCCGCCCTCGTCCTCTTCCGCAATGCCTTCCTTTACGTCTCAAAAGTGCAGCCAGCGCTGTTCCAAG GCGTGAATACTCTGAACTTGAGCCCGTGGATTCTAGTGGAGGACTTCAGCTCAGTGTACAATGATGTGGAAGCGGAGAGAGGAACAGtcaaacacacgcacaagaAACGCAAAATGGCCGATGGCAGAGAgaagatcatt AGCTCAGATGATGAGGAAGGCTTGGGGAAGGTGCGTGGGCGACACATCTTGGTGAGCAAGACGGAAATGCCCAACTGGTCAGAGACTCTGGAGGGCTTTTATACAGCGAGGGAAAGCTGGGACCTTCTTCACTCCCATGACACCCTTGAAACTG AGTTCAAAAAGATTTGTGCCTCTTGGAAGACCGAGAGCTGGCTGTGGTTCCGAATTTTCCTCACAGACATGATCATATACCAG GGACAGTACCGTAAGGCCCTGTCCAGCCTGCACCAAATGGCTGCCGTGCAGCAGCCTCCGTCGGGCCAGCAGAGTCCTTCGGGTCAAATCAGTCTGGAGCACCACAGGGCCCTCATACAGCAGGCCTCCTGCCACTATGCGCTGGGAGAATACAGG ATGGCCTGTGAGAAGCTTCTTGATGTTGTCAGCGGACTGCTACCCCCAAACCATGAACCACCAAAGGCCTCCGAGGATCAGATGAGAGTCAAGACCAAAGTGAAGAAAA GTCATGACCTGAGATTGCTCCCATGCACCAGCAATGCTGTGTTGCCTTTCTGCCTCCAGCTGATGTTGGCCTGTTTCAAG CCACGAGCCTTTACAGACACCCGAGATGACCTGTCGTTAGGTCACGTGGTGGTCCTCCTGCAGTACGACTGGCCACAGGGCGAGGTGCTCTTTCTAAAAGCCGTGGATAAGATCTGTCTTCAAGGCGGTTTCCAGTATGAGAATTTCTTCAACTATGTCACCA ACATCGACATGCTGGAGGAGTTTGCTTACCTGCGAACTCCTGACGGCGGCAGGATCCAGCTGGAGCTGCTACCCAATCAGGGAATGCTGATTAA ACACCACACGGTGACGAGAGGGATCACCAAAGGAGTGAAGGAGGATTTCCGTCTGGCCATGGAGAGGCAAGTGTCGCGGTGTGGGGAGaacctgctcagtgtgctgcacCGTTTCTGTATCAACGAGAAAATCATCATCGTCCAGTCTCTCCCTTGA
- the ints10 gene encoding integrator complex subunit 10 isoform X1, producing the protein MSVQKDCEFLVKRARELVPDDPCAAKAWLITARTLYPADFNIQYEMYIIERNAERTTCAGRLLYDMFLNFPDQPIVWREISVITAALRNDAQDKHSQFLRGLFETLPGRIQCEMLLKATEQCFNTLEKAEMLLLLLKRFPESVVQHGVSLGETLLEAETSEKVESPINCFRKLFVCDVFPLVINNMDMRLPASLMQKYILKAAEFYIGYVTRGPSPDGQINASQEGGPLKSPSVSRGSQRYVIDGLSEKSSVVSEPWERLLDLVAVVGTRCEWQGDKGQRSYIDLLQRVKELCRYLPGLEGDTRARCCSQVVICAALVLFRNAFLYVSKVQPALFQGVNTLNLSPWILVEDFSSVYNDVEAERGTVKHTHKKRKMADGREKIISSDDEEGLGKVRGRHILVSKTEMPNWSETLEGFYTARESWDLLHSHDTLETEFKKICASWKTESWLWFRIFLTDMIIYQGQYRKALSSLHQMAAVQQPPSGQQSPSGQISLEHHRALIQQASCHYALGEYRMACEKLLDVVSGLLPPNHEPPKASEDQMRVKTKVKKSHDLRLLPCTSNAVLPFCLQLMLACFKPRAFTDTRDDLSLGHVVVLLQYDWPQGEVLFLKAVDKICLQGGFQYENFFNYVTNIDMLEEFAYLRTPDGGRIQLELLPNQGMLIKNPRPTLGLELNTLLLQGVQTMDRHHTVTRGITKGVKEDFRLAMERQVSRCGENLLSVLHRFCINEKIIIVQSLP; encoded by the exons ATGTCAGTGCAAAAAGACTGCGAGTTTTTGGTCAAAAGAGCTCGGGAGCTTGTTCCCGATGACCCCTGTGCGGCTAAAGCCTGGCTCATAACTGCCAGAACGCTTTACCCTGCCGACTTTAACATACAG TATGAAATGTACATCATTGAACGCAACGCAGAAAGGACAACTTGCGCAGGGAGATTGCTGTATGACAT GTTTTTAAATTTCCCAGATCAGCCCATTGTGTGGCGTGAGATAAGTGTCATCACAGCAGCTCTGCGCAATGACGCTCAGGACAAACATTCTCAGTTCCTTCGAG GGCTTTTTGAAACACTGCCTGGTCGTATACAGTGTGAGATGTTGCTGAAAGCAACAGAGCAGTGCTTCAACACTTTGGAGAAGGCAGAGATGCTGTTGCTCCTCCTGAAACGCTTTCCAGAGTCCGTGGTCCAACACGGG GTGAGTCTAGGTGAGACACTGTTGGAAGCAGAGACATCTGAGAAAGTGGAATCACCCATCAACTGCTTCAGAAAACTTTTTG TGTGCGACGTCTTTCCTTTGGTTATAAACAACATGGACATGCGCCTGCCAGCCAGCTTGATGCAGAAATATATCCTGAAAGCTGCTGAATTCTACATCGGTTATGTCACCCGAGGACCTTCACCGGATGGACAGATAAACG CGTCTCAAGAAGGTGGTCCCCTAAAGTCTCCCAGTGTCTCCCGTGGCTCCCAGCGATACGTTATAGACGGCTTGTCGGAAAAGTCCTCAGTGGTCTCCGAACCTTGGGAGAGGCTGTTGGACCTGGTTGCTGTCGTCGGCACTCGATGTGAGTGGCAGGGAGACAAAGGGCAAAG AAGCTATATTGACTTACTTCAGAGAGTGAAGGAGCTGTGTCGCTACTTACCGGGCCTGGAGGGAGACACCAGAGCCCGCTGCTGCAGTCAGGTCGTTATCTGCGCCGCCCTCGTCCTCTTCCGCAATGCCTTCCTTTACGTCTCAAAAGTGCAGCCAGCGCTGTTCCAAG GCGTGAATACTCTGAACTTGAGCCCGTGGATTCTAGTGGAGGACTTCAGCTCAGTGTACAATGATGTGGAAGCGGAGAGAGGAACAGtcaaacacacgcacaagaAACGCAAAATGGCCGATGGCAGAGAgaagatcatt AGCTCAGATGATGAGGAAGGCTTGGGGAAGGTGCGTGGGCGACACATCTTGGTGAGCAAGACGGAAATGCCCAACTGGTCAGAGACTCTGGAGGGCTTTTATACAGCGAGGGAAAGCTGGGACCTTCTTCACTCCCATGACACCCTTGAAACTG AGTTCAAAAAGATTTGTGCCTCTTGGAAGACCGAGAGCTGGCTGTGGTTCCGAATTTTCCTCACAGACATGATCATATACCAG GGACAGTACCGTAAGGCCCTGTCCAGCCTGCACCAAATGGCTGCCGTGCAGCAGCCTCCGTCGGGCCAGCAGAGTCCTTCGGGTCAAATCAGTCTGGAGCACCACAGGGCCCTCATACAGCAGGCCTCCTGCCACTATGCGCTGGGAGAATACAGG ATGGCCTGTGAGAAGCTTCTTGATGTTGTCAGCGGACTGCTACCCCCAAACCATGAACCACCAAAGGCCTCCGAGGATCAGATGAGAGTCAAGACCAAAGTGAAGAAAA GTCATGACCTGAGATTGCTCCCATGCACCAGCAATGCTGTGTTGCCTTTCTGCCTCCAGCTGATGTTGGCCTGTTTCAAG CCACGAGCCTTTACAGACACCCGAGATGACCTGTCGTTAGGTCACGTGGTGGTCCTCCTGCAGTACGACTGGCCACAGGGCGAGGTGCTCTTTCTAAAAGCCGTGGATAAGATCTGTCTTCAAGGCGGTTTCCAGTATGAGAATTTCTTCAACTATGTCACCA ACATCGACATGCTGGAGGAGTTTGCTTACCTGCGAACTCCTGACGGCGGCAGGATCCAGCTGGAGCTGCTACCCAATCAGGGAATGCTGATTAA GAACCCTAGGCCCACCCTGGGGTTGGAGTTAAACACCCTTCTGCTACAAGGGGTGCAGACGATGGACAG ACACCACACGGTGACGAGAGGGATCACCAAAGGAGTGAAGGAGGATTTCCGTCTGGCCATGGAGAGGCAAGTGTCGCGGTGTGGGGAGaacctgctcagtgtgctgcacCGTTTCTGTATCAACGAGAAAATCATCATCGTCCAGTCTCTCCCTTGA